A genomic stretch from Centroberyx gerrardi isolate f3 chromosome 10, fCenGer3.hap1.cur.20231027, whole genome shotgun sequence includes:
- the slc15a2 gene encoding solute carrier family 15 member 2 yields the protein MGKKLCGTNYPVSISFIVVNEFCERFSYYGMRAVLTLYFIRYLHWDNNLSTAVYHAFSSLCYFTPVLGALIADSWLGKFKTIIYLSIVYVIGHVIKSVGAIPTVGDSTVHIALSMLGLILIAFGTGGIKPCVAAFGGDQFEEQHVKERTKFFSIFYMSINAGSVLSTIITPMLRGDVQCFGDDCYALAFGVPAALMVVALVVFIAGSGLYKKNPPQGNILLEVCNCIGFAISNRWRRSKYDPERKHWLDWADEKYSRRLIQEIKMVLRVLLLYIPLPMFWALFDQQGSRWTLQATRMNMAFGDSFIVKPDQMQMLNALLILVFVPIFDIIIYPLVRLCRINITPLRKMATGMIFAALAFGAATLVEVNVVKTVVEAAPQGKCLLQVFNLAEKTVSLKISGSDLFPQQIEHLQDPAEYVMLPLEAASKEVKMNISYSGVDTASQCNQTFEEQKAYSLILYPGPAGVLCKLVDDNIEKNGNGNALLRFINTQPEAINLTVGEVGFHAPADYGVSPNHPVDRKLYPHVDCKSESKNCSSLDLGLLDFGASYTVILMEESGEIVAHMMEDVKANNVHIAWQIPQYVLITAGEVMFSITGLEFSYSQAPANMKSVLQAGWLLTVAFGNVIVLIVAEGAGLDQWMEFLLFAGLLVAVCIIFSIMAHFYTYVDPEQLDKIYLEDSRREEDDDDDLKKKATDDIHLNGIEKGTKL from the exons ATGGGGAAG aaACTATGTGGGACCAATTATCCAGTCAGCATCAGCTTCATAGTGGTGAATGAGTTCTGTGAACGCTTCTCCTACTATGGCATGAGAG CGGTGCTGACGCTCTACTTCATCCGCTACCTGCACTGGGACAACAACCTCTCCACGGCTGTGTACCACGCCTTCAGCAGCCTCTGCTACTTCACACCGGTGCTGGGGGCCCTCATCGCTGACTCCTGGCTGGGCAAGTTCAA GACCATCATCTACCTGTCCATCGTCTATGTAATCGGCCATGTGATCAAGTCCGTTGGAGCCATTCCTACCGTGGGAGACAGCACTGTGCACAT tgcGCTTTCCATGTTAGGTCTGATATTAATAGCCTTTGGCACCGGAGGGATCAAACCCTGTGTGGCAGCATTTGGAGGAGACCAGTTCGAGGAGCAGCAT GTGAAGGAGAGGACGAaattcttctccatcttctacATGTCGATCAATGCTGGGAGTGTGTTATCGACTATCATTACACCTATGCTgaggg GTGATGTGCAGTGTTTCGGTGACGACTGCTACGCTCTGGCCTTTGGGGTTCCTGCAGCTCTGATGGTCGTGGCTTTAG TTGTGTTCATTGCTGGCAGTGGGCTGTATAAGAAGAATCCTCCTCAGGGAAATATCCTGCTGGAAGTCTGCAATTGCATTGGG TTTGCCATCAGCAATCGCTGGAGAAGATCTAAGTATGACCCTGAGAGGAAACACTGGCTGGACTGGGCTGACGAGAAATACTCG AGGCGTCTGATCCAGGAGATTAAGATGGTTCTGCGGGTTCTGCTGCTCTACATCCCGCTCCCCATGTTCTGGGCTCTGTTTGATCAGCAG GGTTCCCGCTGGACACTCCAAGCCACCAGGATGAACATGGCTTTC GGAGATTCCTTCATCGTGAAGCCTGACCAAATGCAG ATGTTGAATGCTCTGCTGATTCTTGTCTTTGTGCCCATCTTTGACATCATCATATATCCGCTCGTACGCCTTTGCAGAATCAACATCAC ACCTCTAAGGAAGATGGCCACTGGGATGATTTTTGCAGCGCTGGCCTTTGGGGCAGCCACTTTGGTGGAGGTGAACGTTGTG AAAACAGTGGTGGAAGCTGCACCTCAGGGGAAGTGTCTCCTGCAGGTGTTTAACCTGGCAGAGAAGACTGTCAGTCTAAAGATCTCTGGCAGTGACCTGTTTCCTCAGCAAATCGAACACCTTCAG GACCCTGCTGAATATGTAATGCTTCCACTGGAGGCGGCCAGCAAGGAAGTGAAAATGAACATCAGCTACAGTGGAGTCGACACAGCCTCTCAGTGTAACCAGACGTTTGAGGAACAGAAAGCCTACAGTCTCATCTTATACCCCGGACCTGCTGGAGTCCTGTGCAAACTG gtgGACGACAACAtagagaaaaatggaaatgggAATGCTCTTTTGAG GTTCATCAACACACAGCCGGAGGCAATAAACCTAACTGTTGGAGAAGTGGGCTTCCACGCCCCTGCTGACTACGGCGTATCACCTAACCACCCTGTGGATCGGAAACT ATACCCACATGTCGACTGCAAGTCAGAATCAAAGAACTGCTCTTCTCTTGACCTGGGTCTGCTCGACTTTGGAGCTTCCTACACCGTCATACTCATGGAG GAATCGGGTGAGATTGTCGCTCACATGATGGAGGACGTGAAAGCCAACAACGTGCACATTGCCTGGCAGATCCCCCAGTACGTCCTCATCACTGCTGGGGAGGTCATGTTCTCCATCACAGGCCTGGAGTTCTCCTACTCACAG GCCCCAGCAAATATGAAGTCGGTCCTGCAGGCTGGTTGGCTGCTCACTGTTGCATTTGGGAACGTCATAGTGCTGATCGTGGCAGAAGGGGCGGGGCTGGATCAG TGGATGGAGTTCCTGCTGTTTGCCGGCCTGCTGGTGGCTGTCTGCATCATCTTCTCCATCATGGCCCACTTCTACACCTATGTTGACCCTGAGCAGCTGGACAAGATTTACCTGGAGGACtcgaggagggaggaagacgacgacgacgacCTGAAGAAAAAGGCGACTGATGACATACACTTGAACGGAATAGAGAAGGGCACCAAACTGTAA